In Primulina eburnea isolate SZY01 chromosome 3, ASM2296580v1, whole genome shotgun sequence, one DNA window encodes the following:
- the LOC140827222 gene encoding 18.1 kDa class I heat shock protein-like, with amino-acid sequence MALIPSFFRRRSNDAFDPFSLDIWDPFEGFPFSSHSRQLSDNLRSNFPSEISSFSGAMIDWKETPTAHVFKADVPGLRKEEVKVELEDDRVLHIRGERKREMEEKGDTWHRVERSSGTFIRRFRLPENAKVNEVKASMADGVLTVTVPKVDDAKKADVKSIEISG; translated from the coding sequence ATGGCGTTGATTCCAAGCTTCTTCCGCCGCCGATCCAACGACGCTTTCGATCCATTCTCTCTTGACATATGGGACCCATTCGAGGGCTTCCCTTTCAGCTCCCACTCCCGGCAACTCTCCGACAATTTGCGTTCCAATTTCCCATCCGAGATCTCCTCTTTTTCCGGAGCAATGATCGACTGGAAGGAGACCCCCACCGCCCATGTGTTCAAGGCTGACGTTCCCGGGCTGAGGAAGGAGGAGGTGAAGGTGGAGCTGGAGGATGACCGGGTTCTGCACATCAGAGGCGAGAGGAAGAGAGAGATGGAGGAGAAAGGGGATACATGGCACAGGGTCGAGCGCAGCAGCGGCACCTTCATACGGCGTTTCAGGCTGCCGGAGAACGCTAAGGTGAATGAGGTGAAGGCGAGTATGGCGGATGGGGTTTTGACTGTGACTGTTCCGAAGGTGGATGATGCCAAGAAGGCCGATGTGAAATCCATTGAAATTTCTGGTTGA
- the LOC140827220 gene encoding lectin-like protein: MFKHDQPTSTIHSIDPIPCLITFVAIFSAPHFAFSVTDKPQFGSDPVLMGDAKFANDSSFVRLTDPRISSPSSGFLFQKRPIKLFSSFSKSRKPVSFSTDFSFSISPQNGDGIAFLVVPRILLSRFSKGGFGVIEERRFLGVEFDTLVDEDVGDVNANHVGVDVGSLNSVKTSNVSSVNLVLNSGMKLHSWVDYDSSSKKIEVRLGKFGDARPYDPLLVYGIDLGEMWKNEEMLVGLSSTSGKTMQTSCVYSWKFRTRSVPSWLHSQPLDPRAFSQEQEEEKLEQKKRICALGFLSGLVFIIGCGALMALFVLFLWALLENSLETILTIPAKCTVHSGDFSYKKINVVLEDDSSITKN; encoded by the coding sequence ATGTTCAAACATGACCAACCCACCTCCACGATTCACTCTATTGACCCAATTCCGTGTCTAATTACCTTCGTGGCCATTTTCTCTGCTCCCCATTTTGCGTTCTCAGTCACCGACAAGCCCCAGTTTGGTTCCGATCCAGTTCTCATGGGTGACGCCAAATTTGCAAACGACTCATCTTTTGTTCGGCTCACCGACCCAAGAATTTCTTCGCCGAGCTCTGGATTTCTTTTTCAGAAAAGGCCCATCAAGCTATTCAGCTCATTCTCAAAGTCAAGAAAGCCAGTTTCGTTTTCCACGGATTTCAGCTTCTCGATCTCGCCTCAAAATGGTGATGGCATCGCCTTTTTGGTAGTGCCCAGAATCCTGTTATCTAGATTTTCGAAAGGAGGTTTTGGGGTTATTGAGGAAAGGAGGTTTCTTGGGGTGGAGTTCGATACTTTGGTTGATGAGGATGTGGGAGATGTTAATGCAAACCATGTTGGCGTTGATGTCGGCAGTCTTAATTCTGTGAAAACTAGCAATGTGTCGTCGGTTAATTTGGTTTTGAATAGTGGGATGAAGTTGCATTCGTGGGTTGATTACGATTCAAGCTCCAAAAAGATAGAGGTTAGGTTGGGTAAATTTGGTGATGCTAGGCCGTATGATCCTCTATTGGTTTATGGGATTGATTTGGGTGAAATGTGGAAAAATGAAGAAATGCTTGTGGGATTGAGTTCAACTAGTGGAAAGACAATGCAGACTAGTTGTGTCTATTCATGGAAGTTCAGGACAAGAAGTGTTCCTTCCTGGCTTCATTCACAACCGTTGGATCCACGGGCATTCTCCCAAGAGCAAGAGGAGGAGAAATTGGAGCAAAAGAAAAGAATTTGCGCTTTGGGTTTTCTTTCTGGATTGGTTTTCATCATTGGATGTGGAGCGCTGATGGCATTGTTTGTTCTTTTCCTGTGGGCATTACTTGAAAATAGCTTGGAGACAATCCTGACAATCCCTGCAAAGTGCACGGTGCATTCAGGGGATTTTAGTTATAAAAAGATCAATGTAGTTTTGGAGGATGACTCGAGTATTACTAAGAATTAG